The following coding sequences lie in one Porphyromonas asaccharolytica DSM 20707 genomic window:
- a CDS encoding 2-oxoacid:acceptor oxidoreductase family protein yields MNYEIVISGFGGQGVLSMGKIIAYSGIMEDKEVSWMPSYGPEQRGGTSNVTVIVSDEPVSSPVVNEYDVVIVLNQPSLDKFAPRVKKGGILIYDPALIQHKSDRKDINIYEVPATEQSLEMGNDKIFNMIILGGMLKAAPMLKLESIIAGLKKSLPERHHKLIPLNEEAIKRGMDSLIKVN; encoded by the coding sequence ATGAATTACGAAATAGTCATATCTGGCTTCGGAGGTCAGGGTGTACTCTCTATGGGTAAGATAATTGCTTACTCTGGTATCATGGAGGACAAGGAGGTATCCTGGATGCCTTCTTACGGACCTGAGCAGCGTGGTGGTACGAGTAACGTTACGGTCATCGTGAGCGATGAGCCTGTTAGCTCGCCAGTTGTCAACGAGTATGATGTCGTCATCGTACTCAATCAACCATCACTCGACAAGTTCGCTCCTCGTGTCAAGAAGGGCGGTATCCTCATCTACGACCCAGCTCTCATCCAGCACAAGTCTGACCGTAAGGATATCAACATCTACGAGGTACCTGCTACTGAGCAGAGCCTAGAGATGGGTAATGATAAGATCTTCAACATGATCATCCTCGGTGGTATGCTCAAGGCTGCTCCTATGCTAAAGCTCGAGAGCATCATCGCAGGACTCAAGAAGTCTCTGCCTGAGCGCCACCACAAGCTGATCCCCCTCAACGAGGAGGCTATCAAGCGTGGTATGGATAGTCTGATCAAGGTCAACTAG
- a CDS encoding 3-methyl-2-oxobutanoate dehydrogenase subunit VorB: protein MAEVKLMKGNEALAHSAILNGLDGYFGYPITPQSEVLETLMSLRPWEKTGMVVLQAESEVSSINMVYGGAGAGKRVMTSSSSPGISLMAEGISYIAGAELPALIVNVMRGGPGLGTIQPSQADYFQTTKGGGHGDYRLIVLAPYSVQEMVDFVGVGMDMAFKYRNPVMILSDGIIGQMMEKVVLPEQKPRHTDEEIAASCPWATTGHTPDKRSIITSLELDSAVMEQNNLRFQEKYRKIEENEIRYEETMTEDADYVLVAFGSSARICQKVVQVARQEGLKVGLVRPITLWPYPYEVITKLAERGVKGFLSVELNAGQMVEDVRLAVNGRCPVEHFGRMGGMLFSPDEVLNALRTKLVK from the coding sequence ATGGCAGAAGTAAAACTGATGAAGGGCAACGAGGCCCTGGCACACTCGGCAATCCTCAACGGACTGGATGGCTATTTCGGATATCCTATCACACCTCAGTCTGAGGTGCTCGAGACTCTTATGTCGCTACGCCCTTGGGAGAAGACCGGTATGGTCGTCCTACAGGCTGAGAGCGAGGTCTCTTCTATTAACATGGTCTATGGAGGTGCTGGCGCTGGTAAGCGTGTTATGACCTCCTCCTCTAGCCCTGGTATCAGCCTGATGGCTGAGGGTATCAGCTACATCGCTGGTGCTGAGCTACCCGCACTAATCGTCAACGTGATGCGCGGTGGACCTGGTCTAGGTACGATCCAGCCAAGTCAGGCCGACTACTTCCAGACCACCAAGGGTGGTGGACACGGTGACTATCGTCTCATCGTACTAGCTCCTTACTCTGTACAGGAGATGGTCGACTTCGTCGGTGTCGGTATGGATATGGCGTTTAAGTATCGTAACCCAGTTATGATACTGAGCGATGGTATCATCGGACAGATGATGGAGAAGGTGGTTCTACCCGAGCAGAAGCCTCGTCACACCGATGAGGAGATCGCAGCTTCCTGCCCCTGGGCTACTACAGGTCATACACCTGATAAGCGCTCTATCATCACATCTCTCGAGTTAGACTCAGCTGTGATGGAGCAAAACAACCTACGCTTCCAGGAGAAGTATCGCAAGATCGAGGAGAACGAGATACGCTACGAGGAGACGATGACGGAGGATGCTGACTACGTACTAGTAGCTTTCGGCTCTTCTGCACGTATCTGCCAGAAGGTCGTTCAGGTAGCTCGCCAGGAGGGTCTCAAGGTAGGTCTCGTACGTCCTATCACGCTATGGCCTTATCCATACGAAGTGATCACCAAGCTCGCTGAGCGTGGTGTCAAGGGCTTCCTCTCTGTCGAGCTCAATGCTGGTCAGATGGTCGAGGATGTCAGACTTGCCGTCAACGGTCGCTGCCCTGTAGAGCACTTCGGACGTATGGGTGGTATGCTATTCTCTCCAGACGAGGTCCTCAACGCTTTGCGTACGAAGCTCGTCAAGTAA
- a CDS encoding thiamine pyrophosphate-dependent enzyme produces MDIKDITKPENLVYQKPSLLNNNTMHYCPGCSHGVVHKLVAEVLEEMGMGDQTVGVAPVGCSVFAYNYIDIDWQEAAHGRAPAVATAIKRLYPNKLVFTYQGDGDLAAIGTAETIHAANRGENIVIIFINNGIYGMTGGQMAPTTLLGMKTVTCPDGRTPELNGYPLVISKILSELDGTCYVTRQSVHTAPAVRKAKKALRKAFENSLAGKGTSVVEFVSTCNTGWKMSPAKANEWMSKFMVDKYALGDIKDVESKGSNDEVVTMKI; encoded by the coding sequence ATGGATATAAAGGATATAACTAAACCAGAGAACTTGGTCTATCAGAAGCCAAGTTTGCTCAACAATAACACGATGCACTACTGCCCAGGCTGTAGCCACGGTGTCGTGCACAAGCTGGTTGCAGAGGTCCTCGAGGAGATGGGCATGGGCGACCAGACTGTCGGTGTAGCTCCTGTGGGTTGCTCCGTCTTCGCTTACAACTATATAGACATAGACTGGCAGGAGGCTGCTCACGGACGTGCGCCTGCTGTAGCTACTGCTATCAAGCGTCTATACCCTAATAAGCTCGTCTTCACTTATCAGGGTGATGGTGACCTAGCCGCTATCGGTACCGCTGAGACAATCCACGCTGCAAACCGTGGTGAGAACATTGTCATCATCTTCATCAACAACGGTATCTATGGTATGACCGGTGGTCAGATGGCTCCTACCACACTACTCGGTATGAAGACTGTCACCTGTCCTGATGGTCGTACGCCAGAGCTCAACGGCTATCCTCTCGTCATCTCCAAGATCCTCTCTGAGCTAGACGGTACTTGCTACGTTACACGTCAGAGTGTACACACAGCGCCTGCTGTACGTAAGGCTAAGAAGGCTCTACGCAAGGCTTTTGAGAATTCACTTGCAGGCAAGGGTACCAGCGTCGTTGAGTTTGTCTCAACCTGCAATACAGGCTGGAAGATGAGCCCTGCTAAGGCTAATGAGTGGATGTCGAAGTTTATGGTCGACAAGTACGCTCTTGGTGACATCAAGGATGTCGAGTCTAAGGGTAGCAACGATGAGGTGGTTACAATGAAAATCTAA